The Longimicrobium sp. genome has a window encoding:
- a CDS encoding SDR family oxidoreductase, whose product MTTSPSHVAQSDRPLAGKVALVAGATRGAGRGIAIELGAAGATVYVTGRSTRERRSEYDRPETIEETAELVSAAGGAGIAVATDHLQPAEVEALVARIGREHGRLDVLVNDVWGGEKLIEWETPIWQHSLDGGLRMLRLAIDTHLVTSHFALPLLVSHPGGLVVEVTDGTAVYNQSHYRLNAFYDLAKTSITRLAWGLSRELAPHGCTAVSLTPGWLRSEMMLDAFGVTEASWRDATKFQPHFVISESPRFVGRAVAALAADPDRARWNGESLSSGQLAQVYGFTDVDGSRPDCWRYLVEVQEAGLPADASGYR is encoded by the coding sequence ATGACGACCAGCCCATCGCACGTCGCCCAGTCCGACCGTCCGCTCGCCGGCAAGGTTGCGCTCGTGGCGGGGGCCACGCGCGGCGCGGGACGCGGCATCGCCATCGAGCTCGGTGCGGCGGGGGCGACGGTCTACGTCACCGGCCGTAGCACGCGCGAGCGGCGGTCCGAGTACGACCGCCCGGAGACGATCGAGGAGACGGCGGAGCTCGTCTCCGCTGCCGGCGGCGCCGGGATCGCCGTGGCGACAGACCACCTGCAGCCGGCCGAGGTGGAGGCGCTGGTCGCGCGGATCGGGCGCGAGCACGGGCGGCTGGACGTGCTCGTCAACGACGTCTGGGGCGGCGAGAAGCTGATCGAGTGGGAGACGCCGATCTGGCAGCACTCGCTCGACGGCGGCCTGCGCATGCTGCGGCTGGCGATCGACACGCACCTCGTCACCAGCCACTTCGCGCTCCCGCTCCTCGTCTCCCATCCCGGCGGGCTGGTGGTGGAGGTGACCGACGGCACCGCCGTGTACAACCAGTCGCATTACCGGCTGAACGCCTTCTACGACCTGGCGAAGACGTCGATCACGCGGCTGGCGTGGGGCCTGTCGCGCGAGCTGGCGCCGCACGGGTGCACGGCCGTCTCGCTCACCCCCGGATGGCTCCGCTCGGAGATGATGCTGGACGCGTTCGGCGTCACCGAGGCCAGCTGGCGCGACGCGACGAAGTTCCAGCCGCACTTCGTCATCTCCGAGTCGCCGCGCTTCGTCGGGCGTGCGGTGGCGGCGCTCGCCGCCGATCCCGATCGCGCGCGGTGGAACGGGGAGAGCCTGTCGAGCGGCCAGCTGGCGCAGGTCTACGGCTTCACCGACGTGGACGGCTCGCGCCCCGACTGCTGGCGCTACCTCGTGGAGGTCCAGGAGGCCGGCCTCCCCGCCGACGCGTCGGGGTACCGCTAA